A segment of the Candidatus Methylomirabilota bacterium genome:
CTTGTTCTGATGGTCGGCGAAGATGACTTCCACCTTCATGCCCTTCTTCTCGGCGCCGAAGTCCTCCACGGCCATCCGGGCGGCCACCACCGAGCCCTGCCCCGCCAGGTCGGCGTAGAGGCCCGACTGATCGTTGAGCACGCCGATCTTGATCACCCCGTCGGAGATCTGGGCCCGCGCCACCGCGGGTCCCAGGGCGAGCAATGTTGCCAGCAGTATCGCGATGCGCATCAGCATTTCCGGGGCTCCTTTCGTCGGTTGGAAGCCATGAAAGCGAAGGGATTATACCCCAAGGTATTCGTGGAGCTTGCCCATGCTGGCCTCCAGAGCCGCGTTGGGAATCACGTCCACCACGCGGCCGTGCTCCATGACGCAGTGCCGGTCCGCCACCGTGGCCGCGAAGCGGAAGTTCTGCTCGACGAGGAGGATGGTGAAGCCCTCGGAGCGCAGGCGACGGATGGTCGCCCCGATCTGCTGGACGATGACGGGAGCCAGGCCCTCCGTCGGCTCGTCGAGGAGGAGCAGACGCGCTCCCGTGCGCAGGATGCGACCGATGGCGAGCATCTGCTGCTCGCCCCCCGAGAGCTTGGTGCCCTGGCTCCGGAGCCGTTCCTTGAGATTCGGGAAGAGCCCGAAGATGCCATCGAGGGGAAGCCCACCCGGACGGACCTCTGGGGGCAGCAGGAGGTTCTCCTCCACGTTGAGGCTCGCGAAGATT
Coding sequences within it:
- a CDS encoding ABC transporter ATP-binding protein, with translation MPESSLLEVRDLNAWYGESHILHGVGFEVRAGEVVTLLGRNGAGKTTTLKSIMGMVARRQGSIRFDGQELVAMPSNRIARLGLAFCPEERGIFASLNVEENLLLPPEVRPGGLPLDGIFGLFPNLKERLRSQGTKLSGGEQQMLAIGRILRTGARLLLLDEPTEGLAPVIVQQIGATIRRLRSEGFTILLVEQNFRFAATVADRHCVMEHGRVVDVIPNAALEASMGKLHEYLGV